A genomic stretch from Bacteroidales bacterium includes:
- a CDS encoding dihydroorotate dehydrogenase has protein sequence MIDLSVKLGNLELINPILTASGTFGYGFEFDDFININELGGFITKSVTLNKREGNPYPRIAETPSGMLNSIGLQNKGLKYFISEIYPILTKYKCKIFVNVAGSSLEEYIQVAEELNELSKVDGIELNVSCPNVKEGGIAFGINEAMLTQVVREVRKVYSKHLMVKLSPNVTDIKVFAKIAENEGADSISVINTLLGMMVDVKTKKPLLATITGGLSGPAILPIALRMVYECSKAVKIPIVGVGGISKAEDVIAFLLCGATAVQIGTINFVDPTASIKILNGILSYCELQNIERIRDLVGKLEK, from the coding sequence ATGATTGATTTAAGTGTAAAGCTTGGTAATCTTGAATTAATAAACCCTATCTTAACAGCCAGTGGTACTTTTGGATATGGTTTTGAATTTGACGATTTCATCAATATCAATGAATTAGGCGGATTTATTACTAAATCGGTCACACTTAATAAGAGAGAAGGTAATCCTTACCCTCGAATTGCAGAGACTCCCTCTGGTATGCTTAACTCCATTGGACTTCAAAACAAAGGACTTAAATATTTTATCAGTGAAATATATCCTATACTTACCAAATATAAATGCAAGATTTTTGTCAATGTAGCTGGATCCAGCTTGGAAGAATATATTCAAGTTGCAGAGGAGTTGAACGAACTTTCAAAAGTAGATGGTATCGAGTTAAATGTTAGCTGTCCCAATGTCAAAGAAGGAGGGATTGCTTTCGGAATCAATGAAGCCATGCTTACTCAGGTGGTAAGAGAAGTAAGAAAAGTTTACAGCAAACATCTCATGGTTAAACTCTCTCCTAATGTTACAGACATTAAGGTTTTCGCTAAAATAGCAGAGAACGAAGGAGCAGATTCTATTTCAGTCATAAATACATTGCTTGGAATGATGGTAGATGTAAAAACTAAAAAACCTCTTTTGGCCACCATTACAGGAGGTCTTTCAGGTCCAGCCATTTTGCCCATTGCATTAAGAATGGTTTATGAATGTAGCAAAGCGGTTAAGATCCCTATTGTAGGAGTTGGCGGTATATCAAAAGCAGAAGATGTGATTGCCTTCCTTTTATGTGGAGCTACAGCTGTGCAGATCGGCACCATTAACTTTGTGGATCCTACTGCCAGTATCAAAATACTTAATGGTATATTGTCTTATTGTGAATTGCAAAACATTGAGCGAATAAGAGATCTCGTAGGGAAATTAGAAAAATAA